One Thalassotalea hakodatensis DNA segment encodes these proteins:
- a CDS encoding IS4 family transposase gives MPESLLCHNFFDKSLSNFNQARMKTLKACSEALIASDRLTLTSLGRYLAGRANIKHKIKRVARFLNNEHLFNQQVEIYASLAKPIISNLPCLAIAVDWSGCCRSDYHLLRASLLVDGRSLVLYNMVVELKDFDTPETNARFLDNLLQVIGEHRSVYILSDGGFLTPWYTKVRSLGWHFIGRLRGTMTCKLEGKNTWEKLPAFHQGASCQPTRLGKARVTQHSPTACDAFLHLYKGKYKGRKGNSRFTKDTRMYRRHAHEPWLLATSDNTLTSDQVIKLYSKRMQIEQNFRDDKSQQYGFSWRFSKTQGVRRMSALCLIACLASLLLWFVGFEAEQRNWQIMFQANTIKHRRVLSFLTLAKQVIRHRLHKIKNHYLQKSRENFLAYYQICSVI, from the coding sequence ATGCCTGAATCCTTACTTTGCCATAACTTCTTTGATAAGTCCTTATCGAATTTCAATCAAGCGAGAATGAAGACACTTAAAGCATGCTCTGAAGCACTTATAGCGTCTGATAGATTAACCTTAACAAGTTTGGGGCGTTACTTAGCTGGGCGTGCGAACATTAAGCATAAAATAAAAAGGGTTGCTCGTTTTCTTAATAACGAGCATTTGTTTAACCAACAAGTTGAAATATACGCTTCGTTGGCCAAGCCAATCATTAGCAACTTGCCTTGTTTAGCCATTGCAGTGGACTGGAGTGGTTGTTGCCGTTCAGATTACCACCTGCTTAGAGCGAGTTTACTCGTTGATGGTCGTTCTTTAGTGCTTTACAACATGGTTGTTGAATTAAAAGATTTTGATACGCCAGAAACCAATGCCAGATTTTTAGACAACCTCCTTCAAGTTATTGGTGAACACCGGTCCGTTTATATTTTGTCAGATGGTGGTTTTCTTACTCCTTGGTATACTAAAGTCCGTTCATTAGGATGGCACTTTATTGGCCGTCTCAGAGGCACGATGACATGTAAGTTAGAAGGTAAAAATACTTGGGAAAAACTCCCTGCCTTTCATCAGGGAGCGAGCTGTCAACCAACTCGACTTGGCAAAGCGAGGGTTACTCAACACAGTCCAACAGCATGTGATGCATTTCTCCATTTGTACAAAGGAAAATACAAAGGACGAAAAGGGAATAGCCGTTTTACTAAAGATACTCGCATGTATCGACGGCATGCTCATGAGCCATGGTTACTCGCAACATCAGATAATACACTCACTAGTGATCAAGTAATTAAGTTGTACAGTAAAAGGATGCAAATTGAGCAAAACTTTCGCGATGACAAAAGCCAACAATATGGCTTTTCGTGGCGGTTTAGTAAAACACAAGGCGTAAGGCGAATGAGTGCCTTGTGCTTAATTGCATGTTTAGCCAGTCTATTACTTTGGTTTGTTGGCTTTGAAGCGGAGCAGCGCAATTGGCAAATAATGTTTCAGGCTAATACGATAAAACACCGCAGAGTTCTATCGTTTCTTACATTGGCGAAGCAAGTAATTCGGCATAGACTCCACAAAATTAAAAATCACTATCTACAGAAAAGTCGAGAAAACTTTTTAGCTTATTATCAAATATGTTCAGTTATATAA
- a CDS encoding carboxymuconolactone decarboxylase family protein, whose product MPVQLHYYQIAPKAIAAQLGLEQYLTSKDASPHISKTVIELIKIRVSQLNRCAYCIDMHTKDARANGESEQRIFGLTAWKDSPFYTAKERAALAWSEAITTIDSHEHCSTLLETMRNNFDDKTIVDLCIVVCSINNWNRITLAFGADVGSYQVGQFE is encoded by the coding sequence ATGCCAGTACAATTACATTATTATCAAATCGCGCCAAAAGCAATAGCCGCACAACTTGGGCTAGAGCAATATTTAACGTCAAAAGATGCCAGTCCGCATATTAGTAAGACAGTGATAGAGCTAATAAAAATACGTGTATCTCAACTTAATCGCTGTGCTTACTGTATTGATATGCACACTAAAGATGCACGAGCTAACGGAGAAAGTGAACAACGTATTTTTGGTTTGACTGCGTGGAAAGACTCACCGTTTTACACCGCAAAAGAGCGTGCAGCCTTAGCGTGGAGTGAAGCAATAACAACAATAGACTCTCACGAACATTGCTCAACATTACTTGAAACGATGCGAAATAATTTTGACGATAAAACCATCGTTGATCTCTGTATTGTGGTCTGCAGTATCAATAACTGGAATAGAATTACCTTAGCATTTGGTGCAGATGTTGGTAGTTATCAGGTTGGTCAATTTGAATAA
- a CDS encoding helix-turn-helix domain-containing protein produces the protein MTTFNRSHFQRFAPTSQLANLVQCYWHVTYGEGQLAIADEYMHPEGGSGIIFNCADPIKIGNFLLKQGCTIVGPNRKSVHFTGLGRVEAFGIRFHPGAGHQFFGLPLTEIENTTIVPDDISLTRLCDHLMNELMMSASVEQWITAIEYHLFSHLLTIQKQNKSLSGKLDNRLAFAINWIDVNNGLKPISALNDELCLGQRQLDRLFKQHMGLAPKQYSRLRQNHYARYLLKTQLFDLSLTDIGYLAGFYDQAHFNHQFREVIGITPGQYRDKIIAKSRLYATRAC, from the coding sequence ATGACAACATTTAACAGGTCTCATTTTCAACGTTTTGCACCAACCTCTCAGTTAGCAAATTTAGTGCAATGCTATTGGCATGTAACATATGGGGAAGGGCAGTTAGCTATTGCCGATGAATATATGCACCCAGAAGGTGGCAGTGGTATTATTTTTAATTGTGCCGATCCAATCAAGATTGGCAATTTTTTGTTAAAGCAAGGCTGTACTATTGTTGGTCCTAACCGTAAATCTGTGCATTTTACCGGGCTGGGTAGAGTAGAAGCATTTGGTATTCGTTTTCACCCTGGAGCCGGACATCAGTTCTTTGGTTTACCGTTGACGGAGATTGAAAATACAACAATTGTACCTGATGATATTTCATTAACGAGATTATGTGATCACTTAATGAATGAGCTTATGATGAGTGCTTCGGTTGAGCAATGGATCACTGCTATTGAATATCATTTGTTTTCTCACCTTCTAACCATACAAAAACAAAATAAGTCATTGTCAGGTAAATTAGATAATCGGTTAGCGTTTGCGATAAACTGGATTGATGTGAATAATGGCTTGAAACCCATTTCTGCCTTAAATGATGAATTATGTTTAGGTCAACGTCAGCTTGATCGATTGTTTAAACAACACATGGGATTGGCGCCAAAGCAGTATAGCCGGCTTAGACAAAATCATTACGCGAGATATTTATTAAAAACGCAGCTGTTTGATCTGAGCCTTACTGATATTGGGTACTTGGCAGGATTCTATGATCAAGCACACTTTAATCATCAATTTAGAGAGGTTATTGGCATAACCCCTGGTCAATACAGAGATAAAATAATTGCTAAAAGCCGTCTTTACGCGACTAGAGCGTGTTGA
- a CDS encoding glucosaminidase domain-containing protein has product MLLKYRAAIVAVATLLLCILIVFFYYSQQKDEPLPPMTVKEKKARFIALILPAVDTVYAKLQMRYEDIKAMIDNGQSHDRIEKLKEEYKVTSNEALLIALKPHPKSIAIAQAAMESSWATSRFFRKANNVFGVWSFNEDEPRIAALQKRGDKTIWVKKYSTIEEAVFDYYRTLGRGRAFSEFRQLNATTDDPLALVTKLDQYSEKGSEYGEELADIIEYNNFDRFDEH; this is encoded by the coding sequence ATGTTGTTAAAATACCGAGCTGCCATCGTTGCTGTTGCTACATTATTACTGTGTATATTGATTGTGTTTTTTTATTATAGCCAACAAAAAGATGAGCCATTACCGCCGATGACGGTAAAAGAAAAAAAAGCGAGATTTATTGCTCTCATTTTGCCTGCGGTTGATACCGTTTACGCTAAACTACAGATGCGCTATGAAGATATTAAAGCGATGATTGATAATGGGCAAAGTCATGATCGCATCGAAAAACTCAAAGAAGAATACAAGGTTACTTCCAATGAAGCATTACTTATCGCGTTAAAGCCCCATCCAAAAAGTATTGCTATTGCGCAGGCGGCAATGGAAAGTTCATGGGCTACCTCCCGTTTTTTTCGCAAAGCGAACAATGTATTTGGAGTATGGTCGTTTAATGAAGACGAACCTCGTATAGCTGCATTGCAAAAACGCGGAGATAAAACCATCTGGGTAAAAAAATATTCAACCATTGAAGAGGCCGTTTTTGATTATTATCGCACGCTTGGCAGAGGTCGTGCATTTAGTGAATTTAGACAGTTAAATGCGACTACCGATGATCCACTTGCCTTAGTGACTAAGTTAGATCAATACTCAGAAAAAGGCAGCGAATATGGTGAAGAACTCGCCGACATTATTGAATATAATAACTTTGATCGTTTCGATGAACATTAA